Part of the Yersinia hibernica genome, CATAAAGTTTTTACTGAACTCTTTTAACGTTAGTTTAAATTCGTCAGTGTCAACTAATCCCGCTATATAGAGCTCAACAATATCCGCTTCGCCCAGCATCACCTGATTGTTTCTCATCTGTTCCCGGAATGGGAATTTAGCAAAACTCTCATTCAGCAGTTGGTCCAGGGTATGCAACAAACGCGCGTCGGATAATTTTGCGCTGAGTGGGCCAAACTCAGAGAAATGAATGCCGGGTTCATTTGCCTTCATGTCGGCAATGAGGGCCGACAGTGTGAAAGCTAATAAGCGCGTTCTGTTCTGATAACCATAAACATCAATCCAGTCTTTGTAGATAAAGCCCGCGGGCATCTCCAGTTCGAGAAAATTGAGATAACTATTACGCAAGTCCTTGGCTGAAAGTGGTTTGTCGCCGCTGCCATCAATAAACCGTTTTGCCAGACGGCCGACATTAATACCTGACTGCATTTTTTTACTATCACCAAATTTTTCTAAATCGGCGATTGCTTCTTTTATTTTCTTCTTCTGGAGTTCCGAGAGCTGGCGGCTTAATAACATTTCGCGCAGCGCGAGCATTAAATCGCTGTCATTAGGGAAGAGTTGACGAGCGAAATTCAATAAGTTATTCAGATCACGCAGTTTGGCCACGTGCCTTATCAAAGTATCCAGTTTTTCATCTGCCTGATCCTCAAGCATCGAAGAAACAAAATCATTATCTGCATTGTCATTTTTGCGTCCTGCTTTGCTAAAGCGGCCAAATGCGCTGAGGAGATCGGCCATTTCCTCTGCGGCATTACTCATCTCTTGCTGCAAATTTACAGGTAACGCATCCTCACCTGCATCATAAACAGGCTGACCCGCGCGGCTGTCCGGCATTTGAGTTTCAATACGATTAAAGTCAACACCAGCAACAGAACGAATATCCATGACTTAACTGGTCCTTAATTGTTTTTCATCGTTTCGCGTAGCATGGATACCGTTGATTTCAACGTGACCTCGTTCCCCACCCATGTACGGCCCAGCACTGGATTACTCTCTTCCCGCCCCTGCCAGGTTTCGCCGCTAGCCAGCAGCCCAGGCTGAATAAGGAACAAACGAACCATTTTTTTGTGGCTGGTATAGCTGTAATCGAACAGCTTGCCCAACATAGGAATGTCACGCAGTAACGGAATACCGACGCTATGGAACTCATCCTGATCGCGACTATAACCGCCAACCAACAGGCTATACCCGACAGGCACCCGTGCTTCAGTGCTGATCTGGGTGTTATTTACCATTGGCAGGCTATCGACATTTTGGGTTTTACCATCAGCGTTGAGCGGCAGCCCGCCGTCCTGAATATTCAGGATCATTTCGATTTCCTGCTGACGCTGTGCCAAGCGCGGCAAGACGCTAATCATGGTGCCGTAAGTGACTTTTTCGAGAGAAGAGTTA contains:
- the sctW gene encoding type III secretion system gatekeeper subunit SctW → MDIRSVAGVDFNRIETQMPDSRAGQPVYDAGEDALPVNLQQEMSNAAEEMADLLSAFGRFSKAGRKNDNADNDFVSSMLEDQADEKLDTLIRHVAKLRDLNNLLNFARQLFPNDSDLMLALREMLLSRQLSELQKKKIKEAIADLEKFGDSKKMQSGINVGRLAKRFIDGSGDKPLSAKDLRNSYLNFLELEMPAGFIYKDWIDVYGYQNRTRLLAFTLSALIADMKANEPGIHFSEFGPLSAKLSDARLLHTLDQLLNESFAKFPFREQMRNNQVMLGEADIVELYIAGLVDTDEFKLTLKEFSKNFMSLLLLKQRSMVIQQLRSIYNMTPEFLFADAIYRGVITNYLASLLRTMSKKEKNTGIWNEYYK